The proteins below are encoded in one region of Paenacidovorax monticola:
- the dnaK gene encoding molecular chaperone DnaK produces MGKIIGIDLGTTNSCVAIMEGNTTRVIENSEGARTTPSIIAYQEDGEILVGASAKRQAVTNPKNTIYAAKRLIGRKFEEKEVQKDIDLMPFSIARADNGDAWVEVRGNKLAPPQISAEVLRKMKKTAEDYLGEPVTEAVITVPAYFNDAQRQATKDAGRIAGLDVKRIINEPTAAALAFGLDKQEKGDRKIAVYDLGGGTFDVSIIEIADVDGEKQFEVLSTNGDTFLGGEDFDQRVIDYIIGEFKKEQGVDLSKDVLALQRLKEAAEKAKIELSSSSATDINLPYITADASGPKHLNIKLTRAKLESLVDDLIERTIAPCRTAIKDAGVSVSDIHDVILVGGMTRMPKVQEKVKEFFGKDPRKDVNPDEAVAVGAAIQGQVLSGDRKDVLLLDVTPLSLGIETLGGVMTKMITKNTTIPTKFAQTFSTADDNQPAVTIKVYQGEREMAGGNKLLGEFNLEGIPPAARGVPQIEVSFDIDANGILHVGAKDKGTGKENKITIKANSGLSEDEIQQMVKDAELNAADDKKKLELVQARNQGEAAVHSVNKSLAEHGDKLDAGEKDKIAAAVKELEEALKGEDKAAIDEKTTALMAASQKLGEKMYADAQAAQAAAGAADGAASASASASAASGGAAADDNVVDAEVKEVKKG; encoded by the coding sequence ATGGGAAAAATCATCGGTATCGACCTGGGCACGACCAACAGCTGCGTGGCCATCATGGAAGGCAACACCACGCGCGTGATTGAGAACAGCGAAGGCGCGCGCACCACGCCTTCCATCATCGCCTACCAGGAAGACGGCGAGATCCTCGTCGGCGCCTCGGCCAAGCGCCAGGCCGTCACCAACCCCAAGAACACCATCTACGCCGCCAAGCGCCTGATCGGCCGCAAGTTCGAAGAGAAGGAAGTCCAGAAGGACATCGACCTCATGCCCTTCTCGATCGCCCGCGCCGACAACGGCGACGCCTGGGTGGAAGTGCGCGGCAACAAGCTGGCCCCTCCCCAGATCAGCGCCGAAGTGCTGCGCAAGATGAAGAAGACCGCCGAGGACTACCTGGGCGAGCCCGTCACCGAGGCCGTGATCACGGTGCCCGCATACTTCAACGACGCGCAGCGCCAGGCCACCAAGGACGCCGGCCGCATCGCCGGCCTGGACGTCAAGCGCATCATCAACGAGCCCACCGCCGCAGCCCTGGCCTTCGGCCTGGACAAGCAGGAAAAGGGCGACCGCAAGATCGCCGTGTATGACCTGGGCGGCGGCACGTTCGACGTGTCCATCATCGAAATCGCCGACGTGGATGGCGAAAAGCAGTTCGAGGTGCTGTCGACCAACGGCGACACCTTCCTGGGCGGCGAGGACTTCGACCAGCGCGTGATCGACTACATCATCGGCGAGTTCAAGAAGGAACAAGGCGTGGACCTGTCCAAGGACGTCCTGGCCCTGCAGCGCCTGAAGGAAGCCGCCGAGAAGGCCAAGATCGAGCTGTCCAGCTCGTCCGCGACGGACATCAACCTGCCGTACATCACGGCCGACGCCTCGGGCCCCAAGCACCTGAACATCAAGCTCACGCGCGCCAAGCTCGAAAGCCTGGTCGACGACCTGATCGAGCGCACCATTGCGCCCTGCCGCACGGCCATCAAGGATGCCGGCGTGTCCGTGTCCGACATCCACGACGTGATCCTGGTGGGCGGCATGACCCGCATGCCCAAGGTGCAGGAGAAGGTGAAGGAGTTCTTCGGCAAGGACCCGCGCAAGGACGTGAACCCTGACGAAGCCGTGGCCGTGGGCGCCGCCATCCAGGGCCAGGTGCTCTCGGGCGACCGCAAGGACGTGCTGCTGCTGGACGTGACGCCGCTGTCGCTGGGCATCGAGACCCTGGGCGGCGTGATGACCAAGATGATCACGAAGAACACGACCATCCCGACGAAGTTCGCGCAGACCTTCTCGACGGCCGATGACAACCAGCCCGCCGTGACCATCAAGGTCTACCAGGGCGAGCGCGAGATGGCGGGCGGCAACAAGCTGCTGGGCGAGTTCAACCTCGAAGGCATTCCGCCCGCAGCGCGCGGCGTGCCGCAGATCGAGGTGTCGTTCGACATCGACGCCAACGGCATCCTGCACGTGGGCGCCAAGGACAAGGGCACGGGCAAGGAAAACAAGATCACCATCAAGGCGAACTCGGGCCTGTCCGAGGACGAGATCCAGCAGATGGTGAAGGACGCCGAGCTCAATGCCGCAGACGACAAGAAGAAGCTCGAGCTGGTCCAGGCGCGCAACCAGGGCGAAGCCGCCGTGCACAGCGTGAACAAGAGCCTGGCCGAGCACGGCGACAAGCTCGACGCAGGCGAGAAGGACAAGATCGCTGCCGCCGTGAAAGAACTGGAAGAAGCCCTCAAGGGTGAGGACAAGGCCGCGATCGACGAGAAGACCACGGCGCTGATGGCCGCCAGCCAGAAGCTGGGCGAGAAGATGTACGCCGACGCGCAGGCCGCGCAGGCAGCTGCCGGTGCCGCCGACGGCGCGGCGTCGGCTTCCGCATCCGCCTCGGCCGCAAGCGGTGGCGCCGCCGCCGACGACAACGTGGTGGACGCCGAAGTGAAGGAAGTCAAGAAGGGCTGA